The proteins below come from a single Myxocyprinus asiaticus isolate MX2 ecotype Aquarium Trade chromosome 28, UBuf_Myxa_2, whole genome shotgun sequence genomic window:
- the LOC127419134 gene encoding ubiquitin conjugation factor E4 B-like isoform X1 translates to MEQLSPEEIRRRRLARLAGGQTSQPSTPLTSPQRETPPGPLPGPSGASSQPVPPAPSHTLGLNAQNVTPATSPMGASGVTYRSQSSEGVSSLSSSPSNSLETQSQSLSRSQSMDIDTASCEKSMSQVDVDSGIENMEVEDSDRREKRNLSEKDSSSNPDVSEEQALQLICKILRVSWKEQDRDVIFLPSLAVEFQKNPQDVYSDFKDLIGQILMEALMISTHSRDCNPFASLTATSQPISAARSPDRHLTLVPPTNQSGSPMMPCAGSFGASSLSSLYGCSPNPLALSSARMSAPSVPPPSAAPSAATLQVPPSPPVSRPPTSIPSLSPSAPLPISQRYRPYSLSSSIPISSSPRSAPSATLTPPTTSGMPSSPSPRQRTTHSSMPIPFLPGSPSTIARRTALAARMPSSPFSLLFFGLSNMSQDSSDEELEEEEDFSGVQFGSSLGASGGGMAGDSGSDRFTIESCKETEMLNYLIERFDSVGMEERKAPKMCSQPVVSHLLSNMRSQCISHAALVLQGALTQPRAPLQPSLLVPYMLCRNLPYGFIQELVRMTHQEDEVFKQIFIPILQGLTLAVKECSFESDNFKFPLMALAELCEIKFGKTHPVCSLITSLPLWCPDPLSPGTGREIQRLSFLGAFFSLSVFAEDDTKVGDKHFSGPAITTENTRVVSQSLQHYLESARGDLFKILHNILLNGETRESALSYMAALVNRNVKKAQMQTDDKLVSTDGFMMNFLWVLQQLSMKIKLETVDPLYIFHPKCRLNVSPEETRLNATMEELKSWLAELQEEPSRFSEPKFPTECFFLTLHAHHLSILPCCRRYIRRLRAIRDLNRTVEELKNSENQWKDSPLASRHREMLKRCKTQLKKLVRSKACADAGLLDENLLRRCLQFFSMVIQLILCMVVPTFPHVTLPLNPEIPKSFAALPEFYIEDVAEFLLFIVQYSPQVLYEPCTGDIVTFLVVFICSQNYIKNPYLIAKLVEVLFVTNPAVQPRTQRFFEMMENHPQAVNQLVPALMKFYTDVEHTGATSEFYDKFTIRYHISTIFKSLWQNVSHQGTFLEEFNSGKQFVRYINMLINDTTFLLDESLESLKRIHEIQEEMKNKEQWDQLPRDQQQSRQSQLTQDERVSRSYLALATETVDMFHILTKQVQKPFLRPELGPRLAAMLNYNLQQLCGPKCRDLKVENPEKYGFEPKKLLDQLTDIYLQLDCARFAKAIADDQRSYSRELFEEVISKMRKAGIKSTIAIEKFKLLAEKVEEIVARNSQSEMDYSDAPDEFKDPLMDTLMSDPVQLPSGNIMDRAIILRHLLNSPTDPFNRQPLTENMLEPVPELKERIQAWMREKQTGRFSQ, encoded by the exons CATGTCCCAAGTAGACGTTGACTCAGGAATTGAGAATATGGAGGTGGAAGACAGTGACCGCAGAGAGAAAAGGAACCTGTCTGAAAAG GACTCCTCATCTAATCCTGATGTCTCTGAAGAGCAGGCTTTGCAGCTCATCTGTAAGATCTTGCGTGTTTCTTGGAAGGAGCAGGACCGTGATGTCATCTTCCTCCCTTCACTTGCAGTGGAGTTCCAGAAGAACCCTCAGGATG TTTACTCTGACTTCAAAGACCTGATTGGCCAGATTTTAATGGAGGCTCTTATGATATCCACACATTCTCGTGACTGTAACCCATTCGCAAGCTTGACTGCCACATCTCAGCCAATTTCTGCTGCCAGATCACCTGACCGCCACCTGACTCTCGTCCCACCCACCAACCAGAGCGGCAGTCCCATGATGCCCTGCGCTGGTTCATTTGGTGCCAGCTCTCTGTCCAG TCTGTATGGTTGTAGCCCAAACCCGCTAGCTCTCAGCTCTGCCAGAATGAGCGCTCCATCTGTCCCACCACCCTCTGCTGCCCCCTCTGCAGCCACCCTTCAAGTTCCCCCCAGTCCTCCAGTTTCTCGCCCTCCCACCAGCATCCcgtctctctctccatctgcccCTCTGCCCATCTCCCAGAGATACAGGCCCTATTCCCTCAGCTCCTCCATCCCCATCAGCTCAAGCCCCAGATCTGCCCCATCTGCTACACTTACACCCCCTACAACCTCAGGTATGCCCTCCAGCCCCTCCCCTAGACAGCGTACCACCCATTCCTCCATGCCAATCCCCTTCTTACCCGGCTCCCCCAGCACTATTGCGAGACGGACTGCGCTAGCTGCACGGATGCCCTCTAG CCCGTTCTCCCTCCTCTTCTTCGGCCTGTCCAACATGTCTCAGGACAGCAGTGATGAAGAACTAGAGGAAGAGGAGGATTTTTCTGGGGTTCAGTTTGGGTCCAG CCTAGGAGCATCTGGAGGGGGTATGGCTGGTGACTCGGGTAGTGACCGCTTTACCATAGAGTCATGTAAAGAGACTGAGATGCTCAACTACCTCATCGAGCGCTTTGACAGTGTGGGCATGGAGGAGAGGAAGGCCCCAAAG ATGTGCAGCCAACCAGTTGTCAGTCACCTGCTCAGCAACATGCGTTCCCAGTGTATTTCCCATGCTGCACTAGTGCTCCAAGGGGCCCTCACACAGCCCAG GGCCCCTCTGCAGCCTTCCCTGCTTGTTCCCTACATGCTGTGCCGGAACCTACCGTATGGCTTCATCCAGGAGCTGGTGCGCATGACTCACCAGGAGGATGAGGTGTTCAAACAG ATCTTCATACCCATTCTTCAAGGGCTCACTTTAGCTGTAAAAGAATGTTCCTTTGAAAGCGATAACTTCAAGTTCCCCCTAATG GCTTTAGCTGAACTTTGTGAAATTAAGTTTGGGAAGACTCACCCTGTTTGTAGTTTG ATCACCTCTCTGCCATTGTGGTGTCCTGACCCTCTTAGTCCCGGGACAGGAAGAGAAATTCAAAGACTCTCCTTCCTTGGAGCCTTCTTCAGTCTGTCTGTGTTTGCAGAGGATGAC ACTAAAGTGGGTGACAAGCACTTCTCAGGCCCTGCCATTACTACGGAGAACACTCGTGTGGTCAGCCAGTCACTGCAGCACTATCTGGAGTCTGCGAGG GGAGATTTATTTAAAATCCTGCACAACATCTTGCTAAATGGAGAGACAAGGGAATCGGCTCTGAGCTACATGGCTGCTCTGGTGAATCGtaatgtgaagaaggctcagaTGCAG ACTGATGATAAGCTGGTGTCCACAGATGGCTTCATGATGAATTTCCTGTGGGTGCTGCAGCAGCTGAGTATGAAGATCAAGCTGGAAACTGTGGATCCTCTCTACATCTTCCACCCCAAATGTCGACTGAATGTCAGCCCGGAAGAGACCCGACTCAATGCCACGATGGAGGAGCTGAAGAGCTGGCTCGCAGAGCTGC AGGAAGAGCCATCCAGGTTCTCAGAGCCCAAGTTTCCTACAGAGTGCTTCTTCCTGACGCTTCATGCACATCACCTGTCCATCCTCCCATGCTGTCGACGCTACATACGCAGACTGAGGGCGATCCGGGATCTTAACAG aACTGTTGAAGAGCTGAAGAACAGTGAAAACCAGTGGAAGGACTCCCCTTTGGCTAGTCGTCATCGGGAGATGCTGAAGAGATGTAAAACCCAGCTGAAG AAACTGGTGCGCTCTAAAGCCTGCGCTGATGCAGGGTTGCTGGACGAGAACCTGCTGCGCAGATGTCTACAGTTCTTCAGTATGGTCATCCAGCTCATCTTGTGCATGGTGGTGCCCACTTTCCCACA TGTAACCCTGCCTCTGAACCCAGAGATCCCCAAAAGCTTTGCAGCACTGCCTGAGTTTTACATTGAAGATGTGGCCGAGTTCCTACTTTTTATTGTGCA GTACTCTCCACAGGTTCTTTATGAGCCGTGCACTGGGGACATTGTGACCTTCCTGGTGGTCTTCATTTGCAGTCAGAACTACATAAAGAACCCATACCTGATCGCCAAGCTGGTGGAGGTGCTGTTCGTCACCAACCCCGCAGTACAGCCACGCACTCAGCGTTTCTTTGAGATGATGGAGAACCACCCACAGGCTGTCAATCAGCTTGTGCCCGCCCTCATGAAGTTCTATACAG ATGTGGAGCACACTGGAGCCACAAGTGAGTTCTATGACAAGTTCACCATTCGCTACCACATCAGCACCATATTTAAAAGTCTGTGGCAAAATGTCAGCCACCAAGGCACCTTCCTTGAGGAGTTCAA CTCTGGAAAGCAGTTTGTACGCTACATCAACATGCTCATTAACGATACAACTTTTCTGCTGGATGAGAGTTTGGAGTCTCTGAAACGCATCCATGAGATCCAGGAGGAGATGAAGAACAAAGAGCAATGGGATCAGCTGCCCAGG GACCAGCAACAGAGCCGTCAGTCCCAGCTGACTCAGGATGAGAGAGTGTCACGCTCGTACCTGGCTTTAGCTACAGAGACAGTGGACATGTTCCATATCCTTACCAAACAGGTCCAAAAGCCCTTCCTTAGGCCC GAACTGGGGCCTCGTCTGGCTGCCATGTTGAACTATAACCTTCAGCAGCTGTGTGGGCCTAAATGTCGAGACCTGAAGGTggaaaaccctgaaaaatatggtTTTGAGCCAAAGAAGCTCCTGGATCAGTTAACTGATATCTACCTGCAGCTGGACTGTGCCCGATTTGCTAAAGCCATTGCAGATGACCAG CGATCATACAGCAGGGAGCTCTTTGAGGAGGTCATTTCTAAAATGAGAAAGGCTGGCATAAAATCCACCATCGCTATTGAAAAATTCAAACTTCTGGCTGAGAAGGTAGAGGAGATAGTAGCCCGCAATTCTCAATCTGAGATGGATTACAGTGATGCCCCAGATGAGTTCAAAG ACCCGCTGATGGACACTCTTATGTCTGACCCTGTGCAACTGCCCTCTGGAAACATCATGGACCGAGCCATCATCCTGCGACACCTCCTGAACTCTCCCACTGACCCCTTTAACAGACAGCCCCTCACTGAGAACATGCTGGAACCAG TCCCAGAGCTGAAGGAGCGAATCCAGGCCTGGATGAGAGAGAAACAGACTGGCCGTTTTTCTCAGTGA